The DNA region GCCCGCACGTGGTGGGTCAGCGGGTGGTGATCCGTCGCCTGCTCCGGGGCGAGACCGGCCCCACCGGCGGGCCGGCGATGACGGACCTGCTGGGTGACTGCATCGGCTGGGGCCGCGGCGTCGCGACGCTGCGCACCGAGGGCGGCGAGCTGGTCGAGATCGCGATCGAGGACATCGTCTCGGGCAAGCCGGTCCCGCCCCGGCCGTCGGTGCGCCACCGGGTCTCGGTCGCCGACGCCGAGGCGCACACGGTCGCCCTCTCCGCGGACCTGGAGACCAGCGCGATCGGGGACTGGACGGTGCGCGGCGAGCGCTCCCCCACCGGCCGACTGCGCCGCCGGCTCAACTCCTGCCTCGCGGTCGGCGACCCCGGGATGCCGGTCGCCGATGCCGCAGACGCGGTGGCCCGTCACTACGCCGCCCGGAGCCGTCCGACCTATCTGCACGTCGAGCTGGACGGCGACCACGAGCGGGCGCTGCGCGCGCTGGGCTGGCAGCCGGACCCG from Nocardioides sambongensis includes:
- a CDS encoding GNAT family N-acetyltransferase, with the translated sequence MANEPTPHDPGRHLLGPHVVGQRVVIRRLLRGETGPTGGPAMTDLLGDCIGWGRGVATLRTEGGELVEIAIEDIVSGKPVPPRPSVRHRVSVADAEAHTVALSADLETSAIGDWTVRGERSPTGRLRRRLNSCLAVGDPGMPVADAADAVARHYAARSRPTYLHVELDGDHERALRALGWQPDPTGDAEFLLASIARVRRTLDVPDRTVEVSVDEHRVTVTVGDGCDPIAEGAAALDGDWLGVHGLRVDPAHRRRGLALVVMDALLEWGAERGATTAWLHVEVDNVPALALYDRLGFAGHHLMRYLTPPA